From the genome of Chloroflexaceae bacterium:
CCGAGTTGCGCAAAGACGATTTCCGCGCTGCCCTGTTGACCCAGTACCGGGAGCAGGAGGTCACCACGCGGGTGCAGGAGGCCCTGGTGCCTGAGGAAGGTTTTACGTACAGCCAGGAGCCGGAGCGCGTCAGCGCCCGCCAGATCTTTATCGCCGTCACAACGCCCGAAGGCGCCGCCCAGGAGCAGATTGACGCCGCCTTCGCCGAAGCGCGGCCACGGGCCGATGCGATCGCCGCCGAGTTGCGCGACGGCGCCGATTTTACCGCCCTGGCCGCCGAGCGCTCCGATGATGCCGGTTCGCGGGAGCAGGGCGGCGATCTCGGCGCCTTCGACCGCGATGGACGCGCGGATAATGGCGCCACCTACCCTCCTGAACTGGTCGCTGCCGCCTTTGACCTGCCCGAGGGGCGGATCAGCGACCCGATCCGCACCCGCTTTGGCTGGCACGTGCTCGAGGTGACCCGCCGCGATATACCTTCTGAGGAGAACCAGTTGCGCGAGGCCCGCACCAGGGCTCTTGATCGCTGGGTGGAGGAACAGCGCGCGACCCTCGGCGTCCGGCGCTTCCCTGAGCCAACTCCCAGCCCGACGGCCGCGCCCGCGACGCCAGTTCCGACGCCCGAACCGACGTATCTGCCCGGCCCGCCGACGCCGCTGCCGACGCCAACCCCCGCGCCGACCGGGACGGCCACCCCCGCGCCGGCTGAGACGGCCACGGCTACGCCCGCGCCGTGAGGCGCGTTCCTGGTGCTACGGATGCGACGCTGGCTTCCTCAACGTTCCTGGCGCCTGTGGCTGGCTATGGCGGCATGCCTTGCCACGCTCGTGGCGGGGGGCTACCTGCTGGCAAGCCTGGTCGCCTTGCTGACGCAACCGCCTGAGCTCTGGCCGATTGATGGGCGCCTGTTTCTCCGTTACATGGCGGCGCTGGCGCTCCTCGCCTGCGCCGGTTTGCTGGCCTATCGCGTGGCCGCGGCGCTGAGCCTGGTCTACACCCTCGACCGCAACGGCCTCTACATCCTCTGGCTGGGCAATCGCGCCGTGGTGCCCCTGGGACGGATTGAGAGCGTCGAGAGCGGCCTCAACGCCCCGGTCAGCGGCGCCTCGCCCTTCGCCAGCATCGCCTACCTGAGCGGACTGGCGCGCCTGCCCGAGGGTCGTGACGTGCACCGCTTCAGTACCGTGTCGCTGAAGCGCGCGCTGATCATCCACACGCCGTCTGAGGCCTACGCCATCTCGCCGCGAGACGTGGACGGCTTCGTGCAGGATCTGGAGCAGCGCCGTCGCCTGGGCGCGGTGCAGCAACTCGCGCCGGGCGTGGAGACGGGCCGGATCTTCGCCTACAGCTTCTGGCGCGACCCTTTGGCGCGCGGCGGGGTGCTCGGGGCCATCCTGCTCAACCTGGCCCTGCTGGGCGTGTTGATGGTGCTCTATCCCTCCTTGCCGCCACTGATCGGCTGGCGCAGCGATGCTACGGGCGCGATTGTAGAGATGGCCTCCCGCTACCGAATTTTCCTGCTGCCCCTGGCCGGGGCGGCGGTCCTCTTCCTCAATGTCGGGGTGGGCCTGTGGCTGTATAATCGCGAGCCGGCGGGCGCGCGGATGCTACAGGTGACCTCGGCCCTCGTGCAGGTGTTGTTCGGCGTCGCGGCCCTGACGATGCTGGGGTAAAGGTTAGAGAAAGGCTGTAGAGCAACCCTCAGGGTTGCTCTACTATAGAAGACGCTTGAAGTCGCTCATGTGCGGCTGTCCGCTGAATGCCACCTGTGAAGCGAGACATTCACATCGTCGTGTCAGGCGCGCCGGTGAAGAGTTCGGCGACCGGCAGGGCAATTGGGAACTGCCGGGCCTGGAGCACGGCAGCCGCGTCAAACCGCTGCGTGGAGGTGTAATCGTCCAGGTCGGCATCCGGGTCGCGGCACACCAGAACATCGCGAGTTTCCGGGCGAATGATCCAGTATTCGGGAACCCCTGCGCGGGCGTAGACACGCCGTTTGACAACGGTGTCCTGCTCCGCGTTGGAGAGCGACAGCACCTGGGCGATGAGATCGGGCGCGCCGCGAATGCGCCGGTCGTGAATGATGCCGGCATTCTCGGCGCGCACCGGCACGAAATCGGGTTGCACCGGATCACATCCGGGCATTATGACGCCGATTGGCGCGGTCGCGGCATACGCCGGCCCCCATTGTTCCAGCGGCGCGCCGACGAACCGGTCCAGGCGCCGCACGATCCACTGGTGGAAATAGCTCGACGCAGTGGTCATATACAGCACGCCCTCGATCACCTCGTAGCGGTTGCCGTCATCGGGGAGTTCGCGCTCCCAGCGTTCGTAGATCCAACCGGCATTCAGCGATCAGAGCGTCAGGGTTGGCAGGGCTGCGCCTTCGGGCATCGTCATTCCCCAGAAAAACGGGCTTTCCACGGAAAGGATTGGAGAGGGCATCGCGCCCCACTGGCCAGTCGAGAGAGGATGGTAAAACCATGCTTCGCCATAGTTTCTACCGCTGTGATACTGCTGTTGTGGAGCGCACGTCAACTGCGCCTGACGCTCTGCGCGTTCCGACGGCACGATCTCGGTTTTCGCGCTGAGGCGGAACCTGTGCACGTCCCTGCTTCCAACTCGCCTGGCGAACCGGCTTTCCCCTCACACTCCACACCTCCACACTCCCTACCTCACCCGCTCTCCAAAGATCGCCCGTCCCACGCGCACCATAGTGGCCCCTTCGGCGATAGCGGCCTCGAAATCGTCAGTCATACCCATGGAAAGCTCGGCCCAGGTGGTCTGAGGGAAGCGCCGCGCCAGCTCTTCGCGCAGTTCGCGGAGGGCGCGGAAGAATGGGCGGGCCTGTTCCGGGTCGGCCACGATTGGCGCAATGGTCATCAACCCGCGGACCTCCAGATAAGGCAGGGCCAGGATGCGCTCCACTTCGGGGAGCAGGGCTTCCAGCCCGGCGCGGTTGGCGACGCCTCCCGGCAGGTCGAAGCCCTCCTTGGAAGGCTCGCCGCTGACGTTCACCTGGAGCAAGATGGGCAGGCGGCGCGCTGGCTCCCGGCCCGCGGCCCGCTCCTGGAGGTGGCGATTGAGGGTCTCGGCCAGGCGCAGGCTATCTACCGAGTGGATCATATCGAACAACTCGGCGGCGGTTTTCGCCTTGTTGCGCTGCAAATGGCCGATCAGGTGCCAGCGCGCGTCGGGATAGGCGGCAGCGAGAGGGGGGATCTTGAGCGCGGCTTCCTGGACGCGGTTCTCACCCAGATCGCGCGCGCCAGCGGCGATGGCCTCGGCGATCACCTCGGGCGGGTGCGTCTTGGTCACCGCAACCAGGGTGATGGCGGCGGGATCGCGGTTGGCGCGGGCGGCGGCGCGGGCGATGCGCTCGAGCACCTGAACGAGACGGGTCGCGATGCTCATAGCTTCGTATCGGCGGCGATCAGGCGCTGCTCAACGGGAGGATCGGGCGGCAGGCTGGTGATCAGGAGCAGGCCGCGACCTGGAGGAAGGGGGACGCTCAGTTCCAGCGGGGTGCTCTGGCCGGGGCGGAGCGTGGAGCTCCCGCTGCTCCCGGCGAGATAGCTTACCCCGGCGCTATCGCGCAGCTCAAAGGCGCTGATCGGCACCTGCACCTCGCGCCGGCTGATGTTGGTGACCTGACCGCGGATCTGCATCTCATCGCCGACGCGGCGCAGTTCGCGCACCTCGATCCGCAGGCGGGGACTCTCGACGGCAGGCTCGATCGGGCGCCCCGCCTCGCCGCGGTTCAGCGCCCCCAGCAACTCGCGGGCCGCTTCCTGAAGTTGGGGCGGCAACGACTCGAGCTCCAGACGCGGCACGTCGAAAGGCAGTTCGACGGCGGCGGGGGTGGGCTGCGCTGCAAAGCGCTGCCTGAGGGACTCGTTGGCTACGCCGAAGCCGCCGCGGCTGCTCAGGACAATCAGGAGCAGCGCGACCAGCGCACCCCAGATCCATACGGGAAGGCCCCGTGAGCGTTCGGTCATCATATGGCGGCTATTTCTTGACCGGAAAGGCCGGGGCGTGGCCCTGGGGCGTCGCTCGACCTTTCCTCTGGCGGACGCCAGGGGTGTCTGTAGCACGACGTGACGTATTGTACCGCCAAGGAGGGCGGGGCACAAGGCGTGCGGCCGGGGCGCCGGACTTGACAATCTACCGCCGATCCGCTAGACTGCGCAACCGTTACCAACCAAAAATGTATATAATAATTGGTAACGTGTGATGCCGCGACGCATTCCACGAACGACTCTTACGTTCAGAGTTGACGCCTGCCCACCAGTAGGGAACCAGGCTCCGAAAGGGGGTGGGATGCGCTGTTGTTGGAGCGGTGCGCATGTGGCCCGGGGTGGCGCCCCACACGTATGCGCCGATGCGCCCATCTTCGGTAAGGCGCGGCCCCGCATTCCGGTCGCGCCGATGAGGATTGAAGACGCGGGCCGGTTACGCCCGACACAGATGCTCTGCAAGTCGTAAGGAGTGATCACGCCATGATGCGACGAATGAGTCTGCTCATGCTGGTTGCGCTGCTGGGCGCGTTGCTCGCCGCCTGCGGCCAGCCCGCGGCGCAACAACCGACCCCTGCGCCTACTGAGCCGCCCACTGCGGCGCCTACAGAAGCTCCGACCCAGGCTCCAACACAGGCTCCTACCGTGGCGCCGACCGCCCCTCCCTCCCCCACGCCGGCCCCCGAAGCGGCGGCGGGCACCATCGTTGATTTTGTGACCAAAGCGGCTGCCGATCTGAGCGGCGAAATCGGCACGATCAAGATTGCCACGCAAAGCCCGCTCAGCGGCGGACAGGCCGCCCTGGGCACCGGCATCCGCAACGGGGCCGAACTGGGCATCAAGCAGGCTAACGAACTGCTTAAGGATGCCGGCATCCAGTTTGAACTGGCCCCCTTCGACGACCAGGCCAAGCCCGAGGTTGGCACGGCCAACGCCAAGAACATCGTCTCCGACGCCGACATCCTCTGCGTGGTGGGGCACCTGAACTCGGGCGTGGCCCTGGCCTCGCTGCCCGACTACAAGAGCGCCTCGCTGCCGATGGTCTCACCGGCGAACACCAACCCCAACGTCACTGAGGGCGGTTATGAAGTGGCCTTCCGCGTCGTGGGTCGCGACGATGTGCAGGGGACGGTGGGCGAGCAGTTCGCGCGTGAAGAGCTTAAGGTGAAGTCGGTCTACATCATCCACGACACCACGGCCTACGGCCAGGGCGTGGCCGAGTTCTTCCGCCAGGCCGCCGAGAAGAACGGTCTGGAGGTGCTGGGCTTCGAGGGCACCGAAGAAAAGAGTGACTTCTCGGCCATCCTCACGCCCATCCTGGCTGCCAACCCTGACCTGATCTACTTCGGCGGGATCTACGACCAGGCCGGCCCCCTCTTCCGCCAGGCCCGCGACCGCGGCATCACCGCCCAGTTCCTCGGGCCGGACGGGCTGGACGCTCCGGATCTGGCGAAGCTGGCGGGCGACGCGGTGAAGGATATGCACTACACCTCAGTGGCCGCCCCGGTGAGCCAGTTCCCCGACGCGGCGAAGTTCGCCGAGGACTACAAGGCGGCCTACAACGCCGACGCGCCGCCCTTCTCCGCTCAGGCCTATGACGCGTCGCACTTCTGCGTGGCGGCGATTGTCAAGGCTGCCGCCGATGCCGGCGGCAAGCCGACCCGCGAGCAGGTGCTGGCGGCGATGAAGGACCTGCCGGAACTGGCGGGCATCACGGGCACCTACAAGTTTAACGAAAAGGGCGACCCCGAAGTGGCCACCTACTTCGTGCTCAAGGTGGTGGACATCAACAACTGGGACAAGAACGAGCTGGTGTCGCGCCTGGAGATCCCGGCGCCGTAGTAGGGAAGACAACGGCAGAGGGGTCAGGGAGGAGGTGCGCATCCCCCTGACCCTGAATGCTACCCGGTGAGGGTTATGGCTGCGGAAGCGAAGGCAACCCCATCTCCACAAACCGGTCAGCGCTCCCTTGCCGAGGTGCTGCGAACGGTGCTCGCTCCGGTTGGGCAGATGCTCGTGTTCGTTATCGGGAGCGCTGTCGCCCTGAGTCTCCTGGTGACGCTGCTGGCGCTCCTCCAGATCGGGGCGCGCCCCGATCTGCTGGTGCGCACGTGGACAATCCTGCCCCAGGTGATTATCGACGGGCTGGTGCGCGGCTTTCTCTTTGCCACCATTGCCCTGGGCTACACCATGGTCTACGGGGTGCTGGAGTTCATCAACTTCGCCCATGGTGAAATCTTCATGGTTGGCGGCGTGGTCGGCGCGGCGGCGGCCCTTGCCCTGGCAACGGCCGGCCTTCTCCCCGCCATTCCGGGGTTGCTGTTTGTATTGCTGATCATCGCTACAGGCATGGTCGTGAGCGGCGCCCTGGCGGTGACTGTCGAGCGGGTAGCCTACCGGCCGCTGCGCGGCGCGCCGCGTCTGGTGCCGCTGATCTCGGCCATCGGCGTGTCGCTGGTGCTGCAAGATGTCGCCCGCCTGATCATGACCAGCACCCCGCTGGGCTTCAACGCGCGCTTCAATACGCCCGATTTTGGCCCGCCG
Proteins encoded in this window:
- a CDS encoding branched-chain amino acid ABC transporter permease is translated as MAAEAKATPSPQTGQRSLAEVLRTVLAPVGQMLVFVIGSAVALSLLVTLLALLQIGARPDLLVRTWTILPQVIIDGLVRGFLFATIALGYTMVYGVLEFINFAHGEIFMVGGVVGAAAALALATAGLLPAIPGLLFVLLIIATGMVVSGALAVTVERVAYRPLRGAPRLVPLISAIGVSLVLQDVARLIMTSTPLGFNARFNTPDFGPPIRLFEMNLGERPVPVIISPKALIFVSAAVVMLVALNYLVNATRLGKAIRATAQDRSTASLMGINVNQIIALTFLVGGALGGAAGALFGMYVGTVNPYMGFIPGLKAFTAAVLGGIGNITGAMVGGIVLGFLEAFVASYLSLFTGGAFSGAAYADIAAFSILILILIFRPSGLLGEATTQKV
- a CDS encoding Uma2 family endonuclease, whose translation is MLYMTTASSYFHQWIVRRLDRFVGAPLEQWGPAYAATAPIGVIMPGCDPVQPDFVPVRAENAGIIHDRRIRGAPDLIAQVLSLSNAEQDTVVKRRVYARAGVPEYWIIRPETRDVLVCRDPDADLDDYTSTQRFDAAAVLQARQFPIALPVAELFTGAPDTTM
- a CDS encoding YggS family pyridoxal phosphate-dependent enzyme, which produces MSIATRLVQVLERIARAAARANRDPAAITLVAVTKTHPPEVIAEAIAAGARDLGENRVQEAALKIPPLAAAYPDARWHLIGHLQRNKAKTAAELFDMIHSVDSLRLAETLNRHLQERAAGREPARRLPILLQVNVSGEPSKEGFDLPGGVANRAGLEALLPEVERILALPYLEVRGLMTIAPIVADPEQARPFFRALRELREELARRFPQTTWAELSMGMTDDFEAAIAEGATMVRVGRAIFGERVR
- a CDS encoding PH domain-containing protein, translating into MRRWLPQRSWRLWLAMAACLATLVAGGYLLASLVALLTQPPELWPIDGRLFLRYMAALALLACAGLLAYRVAAALSLVYTLDRNGLYILWLGNRAVVPLGRIESVESGLNAPVSGASPFASIAYLSGLARLPEGRDVHRFSTVSLKRALIIHTPSEAYAISPRDVDGFVQDLEQRRRLGAVQQLAPGVETGRIFAYSFWRDPLARGGVLGAILLNLALLGVLMVLYPSLPPLIGWRSDATGAIVEMASRYRIFLLPLAGAAVLFLNVGVGLWLYNREPAGARMLQVTSALVQVLFGVAALTMLG
- a CDS encoding branched-chain amino acid ABC transporter substrate-binding protein produces the protein MMRRMSLLMLVALLGALLAACGQPAAQQPTPAPTEPPTAAPTEAPTQAPTQAPTVAPTAPPSPTPAPEAAAGTIVDFVTKAAADLSGEIGTIKIATQSPLSGGQAALGTGIRNGAELGIKQANELLKDAGIQFELAPFDDQAKPEVGTANAKNIVSDADILCVVGHLNSGVALASLPDYKSASLPMVSPANTNPNVTEGGYEVAFRVVGRDDVQGTVGEQFAREELKVKSVYIIHDTTAYGQGVAEFFRQAAEKNGLEVLGFEGTEEKSDFSAILTPILAANPDLIYFGGIYDQAGPLFRQARDRGITAQFLGPDGLDAPDLAKLAGDAVKDMHYTSVAAPVSQFPDAAKFAEDYKAAYNADAPPFSAQAYDASHFCVAAIVKAAADAGGKPTREQVLAAMKDLPELAGITGTYKFNEKGDPEVATYFVLKVVDINNWDKNELVSRLEIPAP